Below is a genomic region from Acidobacteriota bacterium.
ATGGGCGTCACAGCCGAGCAGGTGATCGACGCAGCCGAGATGCTGCTCCGGCGAACGTGATGACGAAAGGGCCGATCTTGGATCACGATGAGGCGGTCTTGCTGGTGCGCTCCGCGCGGGGGGCGCACCGCGTGGCGCTCACGGAGTGGCTTGGCGCCGAACTCGCGGAACAGGCGGAGATCGACGCCAATCGCTGGATCAAGGCACTCCGGCATGCCCGGGTCGGCGGCCAGACGCTGCGCGATCGCTTCACCCACCGCGGGGATTCGCTCTGGTGGTTTGGGGAGCTCTACTTCCACAAGACACGGGTCATCAACACGATCTTCCGGACCCTCTATGCTCTCGAGGCCCTGGTGGCGGCCGAGCAGCCGCAGCGGTTGAGTGTCGTGCGAGGCAGTCCCGAAGTCCGATTCCTTGCCGCGCGAGTCGCCAGGCGCGCCGGTGTTGAGTGGGCAGGCGGCGGACAGTCATGGCCGGTTGGGCTGGCGCCACGCCTCGATGTCGTCGTTCGCGCGCACGCGTTCGTCGCCGGTGCCGGCATCGCCCGATGGCGAACTGCTCGCCGGCAGGTGTCGGCACGAGCGACGGTAGCCGGATTCGTGCACGCGGCCTTCTGGCGCGGAGACGGGGAGCAGTACATCGGGCCGATTCTGCGCCGTCTCAGCACGTCAGGCGCGACGGCCTCGCTGGCGCTGGTTGGCGTGGGCCCGGGCACAACGTACCGGGCTCGCTCGTGGCGCAACCGGGTCCGGAGCCTGGCGGGACTCGGCCTCGAGTCGGCATCGTTCACTCCGATCGACGCGTTTGCCTCGGCGCGAGATCTGGCGCCGTCTCGAGAGATCTGGCGGCAGCGGGCTGGCATCCTCCGCGAGATGCTGAACAGTGCCGACCTTCGCAGTGCGGCGATGATTGGCGGCTGCGATACCTGGCCGCTGTTGACGCCGGTCCTGGCTGGCGTCGCGTATCTTCAGTTTCCGTGGTCTGCGCACGTGATGGACCAGTTGGGGGCGTCGCTCGACGCGCTGAAACCGGGCGTCGCGCTCACGTACGCCGAAGCTGGCGGATGGGGCCGCGCCCTCGTCCTCGAGGCGCGCCGACGCGGCATTCCGACCGTCGGCCTGCAGCACGGGTTCATCTACCGGCACTGGCTCAACTACCTGCACGAGCCGGACGAAATGGCGCCGTCGGTGTGCAATCCCGCGGACCGGGGTTTCCCGCACCCAACACTGACGCTGCTCTACGACACGTTTGCCGCCGAGCACCTCCAGACGGCGGGGCACTTCCCTGAATCCGCGCTGGCGGTCACGGGAAGCGCGCGGCTCGACGCGCTGGTCGAACAGTCGGGGGCGCTCACCGCAGCCGAACTGGACGGCATCCGCCAGGCCGTTGGCGCACGGCCGGATCAGCACATCGTCGTCGTGGCGTCGAAGTTCACGCAGATTCGGCGCGTGTTCCCCGCGCTGGTCGACGCGGTCGCACACATGCCCGATGTGCGGCTCGTGGTGAAGTGCCATCCCGCAGAGACCGGCGAGCCGTATCTCGCGATGGCGAGAGGCGTCTCGAATGTCACGGTTGCGCCTGTGACAGCGGGCCTGGCGACGCTGACCCGCGCCGCGCGGCTGCTGGTCACCGTGAACTCGACTGCGGCGATTGAGGCGATGGTGATGGGCTTGCCGAGCCTCGTGCTGGCGCTCCCGAACAACCTGAGCCCGTTTGTCGGGCACGGTGCTTTGGCCGGGGTGGCCGAGGGCGATCCAATCGCCCCGGCGCTGCGTGCGCTGCTGACCGACGAGAACCGCCGATCGGAACTGAGACAGCAGCGGACGGCCTTCATGGCCCGCTATGGCATGCGGTCCGACGGCCTGGCGGCGGACCGTGCCGCCGCGGCGATTGTTTCCTTAGCAGTCAAGACAGACAAGACTGATTGACACCGCGCGTGTCATCCACGGCCGTGGCTCGGCCGTCCGCCAAACCTGCAGCCGACCAGCACCCGTAGGGCCTGGATCCCGTCACGCCACCTGATCTTCTTCCCCTGGCCGCGCCCGCGCGGTTCGTACCGCACAGGCACTTCGAAGATGCGGTGGCCCGCCATCAGCAGCTTCGCGGTGATCTCGGGTTCGATGTCGAACCGGTTGGATTCGAGTCGCAGTGCGCGCGCGACCTCGGTCCGCATGACCTTGTAACAGGTCTCCATATCGGTGAGATGCGATCGGTACAGCAGGTTGGTGACGGCTGTCAGGGTCACGTTCGCGGCGAGCGTGAGCAGGGGAAGCCCGCCTCGCCGTTCAAGAAAGCGCGAGCCGTAGACGACCGACGCCTCCCCGCTCAGGATGGGCGCGACCAGCGATGAAAGCTGGGCGGGATCCAGCTCGAGATCCGCATCCTGAATCACGACGATGGTGCCGCCGATTGATGCCAGGCCCAAACGGATGGAGGCCCCCTTCCCGGCGTTCCGGTCGGCGTGAATCACGCGCAGGGACTGGTCCCGGCTGGCCAGACCGTCGAGGACCTCGCGAGTGCCGTCAGTCGACCCGTCGTCGACGATGACAATTTCGCGCGGCAGCGGCAGATCGATCGCGCGGAGGCGGTCGATGACAGCGGCGACGGTGCTGGTCTCGTTGTAGACGGGAACGAGAATCGAGAGAAGTTCGCCGGTCGGCATGGGCCGCGATCAGTCTACATTGGCCACGGCTCTTTTCCCGAATTTCCGACTGGCGCGCGCTTCTTCCCGGCGCGCCATGCGAGGTATCATGGCAATTGGAGATTCCATTCATGCGTGCACTCATCACGGGCGGGGCCGGGTTTATCGGCTCGCACCTGGCGGATCACCTGCTGGAGGCCGGCCACACGGTCTTCGTCCTTGACGATCTGTCCACAGGCGCGTTCAGCAATATCGCCCATTTGAAGGGCCGGCCCAATTTTCACTACACCATCGATTCGGTGACCAACGAGCCCGTACTCGCGGAGCTGGTGGATCAGGCGGACGTCGTTTATCACCTGGCCGCGGCGGTCGGCGTCCGGCTTATCGTCGAGCATCCCGTGCGCACGATTGAAACCAATGTGCATGGCACCGAGGTCGTACTCGCGCATGCGGCGAAGAAGAACAAGACCGTCGTGATCGCGTCGACCTCCGAGGTGTACGGCAAGAGCACCGACGTCCCATTCCAGGAAACGGGGGACGTGAAGCTGGGCCAGACGGGCAAGCACCGCTGGGCTTACGCGTGCAGCAAGCTGATCGACGAGTTCCTCGCGCTGGCGTACTGGAAAGAGAAGGGCCTGCCGGTGATCATCGTCCGGCTCTTCAACACCGTCGGCCCGAGGCAGACCGGCCGGTACGGGATGGTGGTGCCGAATTTTGTGACCCAGGCGCTGGCGGGCCAACCGATTACCGTCTTTGGTGATGGCAGCCAGACGCGGTGCTTCACTTACGTCGGCGATGTCGTGTGGGCGCTCTCCAAGGTCGTGGCCGAGCCGCGCGCGATTGGCGGCGTCTTCAACCTCGGCCATGCGGAAGAAGTCTCGATCCTGGCGCTGGCTGAGCGCGTGAAGGCACTGACGGGCAGCGCTTCTCCGATTGTGACGATCCCGTACGACGAAGCGTACGAAGCGGGATTCGAGGATATGCCCCGGCGCGTACCCGACATCAGCAAGATTCGCGACCTCATCGGGTACGAGCCGCGGGTGCCGCTGGATGAGATCCTGAAGCGGGTGATCGCCTTTCATCGGCAGCAGTAGCGGTGGCGCAGACCATCCGGCAACACGCGCGGCGGTGGATCGAATCGCTCCTGTTGCGCGAGGCGAAGCCCGTCCGGCGGATCCTCCTCGCGGCTGGGCGCGATCGCGCGCGCCGGCTCCCCGACATCGTCCAGATCGAAGCCACCAACATCTGCAACGCCAAGTGCACGTTCTGTCCCCGCGACGACATGGAGCGCCGGCAGGGAATCATGGACATGGCGCTCTACCAGAAGATCGTGGACGAATGCGCCGAACTTGGCATCCGTCACGTCCGGATGCACAACTACGGCGAAGCGTTCGTGGACAAGCGGCTGCCCGAGAAGATCCGCTACGCGAAGCAACGCGGCATCGCGGAGGTGGGCGTCATCACGAACGGATCGCTGCTGGGGCCAGACGTGGCGAAAGCGGTCATCGAGGCGGGGCTCGACGCGATCAACATCAGCCTGGACGCCGCTGGCAAGGACACATTTGAATCAACGCGTCTCGGACTGAAATACGACAAGGTGATGTTGAATCTCGAGGGGTTCCTCCGCATCCGGCAGGAACTCGGTCGGCGCCGGCCGAAGCTCATCCTGTCGTTCGTGCGACAGGGAGACAGCGCCGAGGAACAGTCCTTCATCGATCGCTGGTCCGCCGTGGCCGACAAGGTCCACATCACTGCAATGCACAACTGGGCGGGCACGCTTGACCAGAAGTCCGACGTTCACTTCCCGTGCTATCGCCAATGGCTGAGCTTCACGGTGCTGTGGGACGGGCGCGTGAGCCTCTGCTGCGCGGATTTCGACGGCACGGTCGTCCTGGGCGATCTGTGCACGGAGACGATCGAACAGATCTGGCACAGCGAGATCTACCGGCGGACACGCCGCGAGCACCTGACCACCGGCGGCCCCGAGATCTGCCGGAGCTGCGACCTGCCCATGAAGGACTCTCCCCTCTGGATCACACAGCTGTTCTGACAGCCCGCGATCGCGCCGAAGCACCTCCACCCCGAATCCCGAGCCACGACTCCCGAATCCCGTTTCGAGACCAGGCACCGGGGCTCGATCGCATGGGGTAGAATTCGACCGGTGTTTCAGAAGCTGAAGCTGCTGTCGGCAGACTTGACGGTATACGGCATGGGAGACGTGGCGATCCAGGTCGTCAACTTCCTGCTGCTGCCCGTGTACGTCCTCGTCCTGACGCCGACCGACTACGGCGTCCTCGGCGTTCTGCTCGTCGTCGAACAGATACTGCGTGTTGTGTACCGGTGGGGCGTCGATGCCTCGTTCATGCGGTACTACTACGACTGCCATGACACCGCCGCCCGTCAACGGCTGGCCAGCACGTTGTTCTTCTTCCTCGTCGTGGCCAGTGGCGGGCTCATGGTCGCCGGCGTTACTGTGGCGCCGTTCGTGGCGCGCCGGGTGTTCGACAGCCCCGCATACGCGCTGTCGATGCAACTCGTCTTTCTGACCACCTTTCTCAGCTGTCTGTCGTTCCTGCCGTTTCACGTCATGCGCATCGAGGGCAGGACCAGGACCTTCGTCTCGCTGACGTTCACGGCGAATCTCTCGACGCTTCTCGGCAAGCTCCTGTTCGTCATCGCGCTGCGGTTGGGCGTGCTCGGCATCTATCTGGCGGATCTGGTCGTCGCGGTGGGCATCATCGTCCTGCTGCTGCCCCGATTCGTCGCGCTGATCCGTCCGGTGTTCTCGATGCAGGTCCTCAGGGAATGCCTGCGGTTCGGACTGCCGCGGCTGCCGCATGGCATGGCGCACCAGGTCATTGCCGGGGCGGATCGATACATCCTCAGCCTGTTCTATGCCCTGCGCGAGGTCGGCATCTACACCATCGGCGCCAACCTCGGGCTCGGCATGAAGCTCTTTCTGAGCGCGTTCGAGAACGCGTGGGCGCCGTTCTACTTCTCGGAGATGAAACAACCGGGGGCCAAGCAGACGTTCCGGACGGTAACCACCTATGGGATGACCGTGCTGCTGCTGATGGTGGCTGGACTGTCGGCGGTGGCCTACGATCTCGTGCGCCTCATGACGAAGCCGGAGTTCTACGGCGCCGCGCGCTTCGTGCCCTGGATCGCGCTGAGCGTGGCGCTGCAGGGCGTCTATCTGCTGACGTCGATCGGCCTGAACATCACCAAGCGAACCGTCTTCTATCCCGTCTCGACCGGCATCGCCGCCGCCGCCAGTGTGGCGGCCAGCTTCATCCTGATCCCCCGGTTCGGGGTCGAGGCCGCGGCGTGGTCAAACACCATCGCGTATGGCGTGCTGGCCGGAACCGCGATGTGGTTCTCGCAGCGGGTCTACCCCATTTCCTATGACTGGGGCCGCCTCGCGCGCGTGGCGGTCGCCGCGGTGCTGTCGACCATGATTGCCAGGATGATCCTGCCGGTCGGCGTCATGCCGATCATCGGGGTGATCGTCCGCGGGAGTGTGGTGCTGGCGTCATTCACGGGGATACTGGCGCTGTTGGGCTACTTTCAGCCCCGCGAGATTGACCGGATCAAGTCGCTGGGCCGGCGTCTCTGGCGCAAGTCATCGGCAGGCGGGCCGGTCGAAGGCGAGGCCGACGAAGGCGAGGCCGACGAAGAGGGACCGGTCGCCAGCTTCGGTCGGATCGAGCGGAACCGCACCGCGCTCGCGGGATACTGCCTCGCGGCGGTGCTGGTACTGGCATTCGCTCTTCGAGTGCTGGGGATTGGCTTCGGATTGCCGCAACTGTACAACCCGGACGAAGTCTCGATCATGTCGCGGGCTCTCGCCTTTGCAAAAGGCAACCTGAATCCTCATAACTTCCTGTATCCGACCTTCTATTTCTACGTGCTCTTCGTGTGGATTGGGGGGTACTTCGTCGTGGCCCTCCTATCGGGCGCGGTCGCCTCGATTGGCGCCTTCCAGGCCAGTTTCTTCACCGATCCAAGCGGCATCTATCTGGCCGGTCGAAGCCTCAGCGTGGTGTGCGGCGTGCTCACCGTGGTGCTCGTCTACCGGCTGGGCAGGCGGTTGGCGGGGCGTAGCGGCGGTCTTGCGGCCGCGCTCTTCATGACGGTCGCGCCATTTGCCGTGCGCGATGCGCACTACGTGAAGCACGACGTGCCGGCGACGCTCGCGGTGGTCGCAGCCTATCTCGCGCTGTTCGCGCTCGACTCCTGCACCGACCGCTACCGCCGGCGCTGGCTGGTGATGGCTGGAGCAGCCTGCGGCGTGGCATTCTCGGTCCATTACTACACCGTGTTCCTCGCGCTCCCGCTCGCTGCGGCCGTCATGGCAGGCGAACGCCGCCGGCTGATGGCGATCAGGGACCTGCTGATTGCGGGTGGTGCGGCCGCCATCGTGTTCGTTGCGCTGTCGCCATTCCTGCTGGTCGAGTTCCGTACCGCGCTGTCAGATATGGCCGCCAACCGGAGCATCGTTGTCGATCGCGCCGTCGGTCACGGCCACGGGTGGTTCGGGAGCGCCCGGACCTACGCCGACATGTTCTGGCACGATGCCGTCGGATGGCCCGTCTTCTTGCTCGGTCTCGTGGGAATCCCTGTGCTGGCTGCGGCCTCGCGACGCCAGGCGGTGCTGCTGCTGCTGTTCCCGGTGGCCTTCATGGTGTTCATTGCGAACACGGTCCCGGCCACCAGGTACCTCAACCCGGTCATTCCATTCGTGGCCGTGTCGGCCGGCGCCGCCGTTGCGGCGTTCGCGAGGATGCTGGGAGGGCGGCGGCAAGTCGCGGCACTCGTCGTGTGCCTGCTGGCGGCGGTCCCTGGCGCCACAGCCAGTATCGCCTCGGGCCTGTTCTTCAGGCAGATCGATACCCGCACGCTCGCTCTGCGCTACATCGAACACCAGATTCAGCCGGGATCGGGCGTCGCCGTCCAGCCATACTCGGTGCCGGTTCTCCAATCACGGGAAGGCCTCATCGAGTCGCTGCGAGCAAATCTCGGCGACGAGCGTCGCGCGTCAGCCAAGTTCCAGCTCCGGCTCGCGCTCACTCCTTATCCGGAGCCGGGATATCGAACGATCTTCCTCGGCGACGGAGGCCTGGATGCGGACAAGATCTACGTCGGCTACGCGCAGTTGGGCGGAACGAGAGGCTTGAGCGCCCTGCGGGCTCACGGCGTGACCTGCATCATCGTCAAACGCTACAATGTCCCTTCCCCGGAAACGGTGCCGTTCCTCACGGCGCTTGAATCCGAGGGACGATTGCTCGCGACGTTCTCGCCTTACCGTCCCGGAACCGTCCGGACGGCCGAGACAGAGCCAGAGCCGTATGTCCATAACACCGACGCCCGCATCACGGCCGAACTGGAGCGCCCTGGCCCTGTGATCGAAATCTGGCAGCTCCCGGATCGAACTTCATGAGCGCCCGTCCGGATCTCTCGGTCGTGGTGCCGGTCCACAACGAGGCGTCCCGCGTCGTTGCGGGGTTGCAGGCGCTCGTCAGCTATCTCGCGGCGCTTCCACTCACTTCGGAGATCGTCCTGGTTGATGATGGCAGCAGCGACGAGACCGTGCCCCTCGCGCGACCCTTGCTGCCGGCAACAGGTCAACTGATGGAGGAACCCCATCGGGGAAAGGGGGGCGCGGTCCGCGCAGGCATGCTGTCGGCTCGGGGTGAGTGCGTCATCTTCCTCGACATCGACATGGCGACGCCGCTGCGCTTCGTTGCCCCATGCGTTGAGCGCCTGCACGCGAATGCCGACGTGGTGATCGGCAGCCGGCGGACCGCTGACGCCAGGATTGAGCGGCACCAGGGACGGCTCCGCGAGTGGCTCGGCGTGGGATTCTCCCTGATGTCGCGGCTGATCACCGGCGCCCGAGTCAGTGATTTCACGTGCGGATTCAAGGGATTCCGCCGGGATGCCGCCCAGGCGATCTTCAGTCTGCAGCGTGTCGACAACTGGAGTTTCGATGCGGAGGTGTTGTTTCTGGCCAACAGGCTCGGCCTTCGCGTGGAGGAACTGCCCGTGGTGTGGACCAACGACACGCGATCCAAGGTCCGCCTCGGGCGCGACATCCTCGGATCGCTGGCGGGCCTGCTGACGATCCGCGCCAACCACCTGCTCGGCCGGTATCGCCGGTAGCCGGGCCTGTCACCTGCTCATCGGCGGGCTCGCGCGGATTGGCTTGACGATCAACCCCGCGAGGTCGCGCCCGCCAGTCGATTCCGAGACCGGAAATCGCGCCGTCACGCGCCAGCCTGGTGACGCGTGAAGCACCTCGAGGATCGTCTCCCCTTCATACCCGATTCGCGGTGCGAGGTAGGTGAGGACATAGGGAACCCTGGCCCACAGTTCCTTGTCGTCGTAGTTGCCGAAATGCAAACCGACGTACAGGGGGCGAATGCCGTTCTCCAGCGCGAGCCCGTTTGCCAGCTTCCCGAGCACCGGCGTGCCCCAGGGCAGCAATCGCCCAACCTCTCGCGAGGCCTCGACGTTCTTGTAGGTGCGCCCCGCGGCCCACTGCGTGTACTGCGCCAGATCGCCCGCCACGATGACCGCGGCCACGGCCAGCGCGCTTGCCGGCATCCAGGTCGTCGTGAGAAAACGTCCCACGCCCCGCCGCCAGAACGCGAGCCCGCCAGCCAGACTGATCACGGCGAGCAATGCCGCCAGCCGGACCCCCGGCTTCGGTTCGTAGAGGAACGGCAGTCTCGCGAGCGCCCCCCAACCCGTGTAGAGGGCGAAGGCCGCAATCGGCAGGAGCCACCAGGCCTGCTTCAGCGTCAACTCCCGGACGTGCTCAGGCAGCAGCCGGCGATCCCTGCCGAGCGTCAGAGAGGCCACGCCGATCATCGCGGGGATCAGGTACACGAACCGGCGCTCGTTCCCCGTGTCCTGAAGGATCAACTCCATGACGCCGAGCGCCAGCCAGAGTGAGAGCAGGCGATCGCCAGCCGGCCGACGCTTCCAGTCGATCAGGCCCGCGAGTAGCCCGGCCATTGACAGCCACGTCAGCGCCAGCATGCGGGTGAAGAAGTCGTGCACGATCGGGAACCAGCTGGCGCGGGTGATGACCACCGACAACCCGGACGCCGCTCTGCGCTGACCGTACAGCTTGATGTTGTAGAACGCGTACTCGGACCAGTTCGGGATGACGAATGCCAGCAGCGCCGCCATTGAAAAGACGACGAGGCCAGTCAGCGTCCATCCTGCCGCCCGCGCCTCCTGCGCGGTGTCTTGGCTCTCGGTGGCGCCGGATCGCGTTGCGGCGACGTGGCGGTACAGCGCCCAGCAGCAATCGAGTCCGAGGCCGACAACGAAGAACGCGGCCGACGCCTTGGTGCAAAACGACGTGACGGCCAGCGCGCCAGCGACGAATCCGAGCACCGGCCGCCGGCGGGAGGCGGCATACGCACTCCACGCCATGACCATGAGGCCAATCATGGTGGCTTCGAGCAGCGCGACGCGCCCGTACATGACGTAGATGTAGTTGGTCGCGGCCAGACACGCGGCGATCGCCGCCGACGACCGGGTTCCCACGCTGCGGATTCCGACGGCCAATGCCAGCACCGACAGCGCGCTGAAGAGAATCGACGGCAGCCGGGCCTGGCTCAGCCCGACGCCCAGGGCCTTGAAGACCGACCACTCGATCCCCGTGAAGACCGGCGACACGAACATCGGATTCCAGCCGTCGGTGCGCCACTGGTCGAAGAGCACTCGGTTGCGGGCGTTATGCACCCACACGCCCTCGTCGTGCCAGACGATGCCGACGGTGGCGTGAGACGGCGGGTCAGCCGGCTGAAAGGCGCCGCGCAATCCGAGGCCCACAAGGCAGGCCAGGGCCACGGCCAGGATAAAGCGGCTCCTGGTGGGCGTTCCGATGCTGGCCGGCAGAGTGTGCAGCCGTTGGCGCATGGCAAAGTACTTCCACTCGCGCTCGATGATATCGACGCCCGGGAACCGCCGCAAAAGTGTACGCCACGAGTCGCCAATATAGAATAGTTCAGATGTCTCCCCTGCATGTCCTGCTGGATCCGCTCGCGCGAGTCCTGCGTGCATCTCCGGCCGTGAACCGGGTCTGGGCTCGCGTCCGGTCCTGGCGGCTCGAGCGTGGCGCCCGGCGTATCCTGGCCAGACGCGACGGCAGTGCCGGGCGGCTGCCGGGCGGCGTCGTGTTCGAAGCGACGATGCGCTGCAACCTGCACTGCGCGTTCTGCTACGTCGGTGCGCTGCTGAACGTCGAAGGCGAGTGGCGGGAGGAACTGTCGCTCGATCGGCTCGACCGCGCGTTCCCTGAAAGCCAGGGACTTCAAATCAGCTTGACCGGCGGCGAGATCTTCGTTCGCAAGGACATCGTCGCCGCACTCGACCTGTTTCGCCGGAAGCGCTACGTCTGCGGGTATCTGACCACCAACGGCACCGCCATCACCGACGAGCGGGCGGAGGCGCTCGCGCAGTTGGCCATCCAAGGGTTCGTCAAACACATCAGCGTGTCGATTGATGGTCCTCCCGAGATCCACGACGTGGCACGCGGGGCGAAAGGGACCTTCGAGCAAACGGCCAGGGGCGTGAGACGTCTCCGGGCGGCTGCCGGCCGAACCGGGGCGCCGCTTCGCGTCAGCATCAACACCACCGTCGCCGCCGACAGTATCGAGTCGCTCCATCGCATGGCCGACGTGGCCCGCGATCTCGGCGTCGACGCGATCGGCCTGAACCACCTGATGTACAGCACGCCGGAAGAGGTGGACCAGACGCTTCGGATCCTCGGCGTGGCCGACCCGGCGGTCATCGCGACGTACGTGACACGGGATCCAGGCGTCGCGCCCGCCCGAGTGAGCAGTCAGGTGAACGCACTGCAGAGACAATGCCGCGAGCGAGGCATCAAGTTCGATTTCCGTCCGCGCGTGCGACCCGAGCTTGTGGACGCGTACTACACGCCGGGAACGTCGCTCTCAGGACGGTGCCTCTACCCGTTCCGTCATGCCCGCGTGGGCTTCAGCGGCAAGGTCTACTTTTGCCCGTTCATCCGGGTCGTGGTGGGGGATCTTGCCACCGAGACGCTGGGACAGGTGTGGACGTCAGAGCGCTATGCGGCCATGCGCCGCCAGTTGCTCGAACACAAGCTGTTCCCCGTGTGCCGGCGATGCTGCAAGGTCGAGCTTGAACGACCGGGCGCGTGACGGCAGTCGGCAGGGCTATTGGGGCGGCTGTTCGATTGACTCGTCCCTTCGCGGGCGGACACCGCGCCGGAACACGTACCCGAGAAAGACCACGCCCAGCTTCAACAGGTTCCACGCGTCGGCGGGCGACCGCATGGCGCCCAGCCTTGCGCGGAGGTTGTAACCGCTGATGGCCCCGGCGCCGTAGTACTCGAACTTCAGCCGGTTGAGCTCGCGAAGGCCCATCTGCGGCTGCAGCAGCGTCGGCACCGCGATCGGCCGGTTGTTCATGCGGTTCTCCGGATAGTACCGCTCGCTGGTCCAGTCGAAATCCTCCGCCATCAGGCCCCGCTGCCTGGCGTAGCGCTCGACCTCGGTGCCGGGCATGATGCTGCAGCCGGCGCCGAGCGCGAGCTGGTTGATGAGCGGCTTGGTGCGCCTCATGAAGCGCACCGTCATCATGCCGTCCTCGAACGTCTCGTCAGGCAGGCCGAACATGAAGAATGCCTTCGTATAGATGTCGAGCCTCTTGCACCAGTCGAGGACCCGCTCGACCTGCTCGAGCTTAATCCCTTTGTGAATCCGCTTGAGCATCACCGGCGAAGCGGTCTCGACGCCGAAGGAGACGAACCGGCACCCGAGACTCCTCATCCGTTTCAGCAGGTCGAAGTCGACGGTATTCACACGAATCTCGCAGTACCAGGTGAACCGCAGCTTGCGCCGTTCGATCTCGTCGAGGATGCCGACCACGTGCGCGCGATTGAGCGTAAACGTGTCGTCGAAGAACCAGATGGCGCCCAGGCCGTACCGGCCGAGCAGATCTTCGATTTCGTCGGCGACGCGTGCGGCCGAGCGGCGGCGATGGCGGACGCCCCACATCACAGAGGTCGAGCAGAACGAGCAAAAGACCGGGCACCCGCGCGAACTCATGACGGTGGTCGCCTTCTGGCCGAAGAGCGTCTGCCCATAGGCGGGGATATCGAGCAGGTGGCGGGCGGGAACGGGAATCGAATCCAGATCCTCGATGAAGGCCCCGACGGGGTTGTCAACGATCTCGCCGTCGCGCCGGAATGACAGGCCCGCTACGGCGGTCATGTCCCCAGAGCCAGCCAGCGCGGTCACCAGTTGGCGCATCGGTACCTCGCCCTCGCCTCTGACGACGAAGTCCACCTCGGCGATCTTCTCGAGCGTATTGCGAGACGCAAACGTCACATGCGGGCCGCCGAGCACAAGAGGCACGTCGGGCAGCACGCGCTTGCTGAGCCGGGCGGCTCGGAATTGCTCGTACCGCGTCCAGGTCGTGCCCGTAATGCCGACCAGATCCGGCCGCGTGTCGCCGAGCGCCCGCTCGAGTGCCGGGTAGTCCATCTGGCGGGCCGGACAATCGAGGATCTCGACGCGGTGACCGTCTTCTTCGAGAACCGCAGCCAGCCACGCAAGTCCGAGCGGCGGCATCGGCACCTTGCCCAGCTGCGACTTGCCGGCGGGCGGCGACATGAGAAGAACGCTCCGGGCGTTGGGCGGGTGGATCACGGATTGGTCGATGGCGGGTGCGCCGATTCCCTGCGTCTGTGCGTGCGTCTGTGCGAACCGGGCAGCCACAATAAAGTGTAGCATCCGCGCCCCCGAGATCGCATCCCTGTGACGCGGGCGAGTGAATGCTGCGACCCGAATCCTTTCGCTGCTCAGACGGCCTACGGTAGAATCGGGGCTGCCCGACAAATATCCTCGCTGTGCGGAGCGTCAGCAGCGTCACGACGGGTTCGGGCGATGTGCGGGAACCGTTCGGGGGACATGTGCGCCAGATCGACACAGACGCCATCAAGTCGTACGCGACTCGGCGATTCCGCTCGGAGTACGACTATGCGCTGTTCGAGTACTTCCGGAGCGCCAAGGTGATCAGCTTCCTGGAACAGGCCGGCGTGAAGCTCGGCGGTCGCGTGCTCGACGCAGGCTGCGGCGGCGGCGGCATGCCGCT
It encodes:
- a CDS encoding glycosyltransferase family 39 protein, whose product is MFQKLKLLSADLTVYGMGDVAIQVVNFLLLPVYVLVLTPTDYGVLGVLLVVEQILRVVYRWGVDASFMRYYYDCHDTAARQRLASTLFFFLVVASGGLMVAGVTVAPFVARRVFDSPAYALSMQLVFLTTFLSCLSFLPFHVMRIEGRTRTFVSLTFTANLSTLLGKLLFVIALRLGVLGIYLADLVVAVGIIVLLLPRFVALIRPVFSMQVLRECLRFGLPRLPHGMAHQVIAGADRYILSLFYALREVGIYTIGANLGLGMKLFLSAFENAWAPFYFSEMKQPGAKQTFRTVTTYGMTVLLLMVAGLSAVAYDLVRLMTKPEFYGAARFVPWIALSVALQGVYLLTSIGLNITKRTVFYPVSTGIAAAASVAASFILIPRFGVEAAAWSNTIAYGVLAGTAMWFSQRVYPISYDWGRLARVAVAAVLSTMIARMILPVGVMPIIGVIVRGSVVLASFTGILALLGYFQPREIDRIKSLGRRLWRKSSAGGPVEGEADEGEADEEGPVASFGRIERNRTALAGYCLAAVLVLAFALRVLGIGFGLPQLYNPDEVSIMSRALAFAKGNLNPHNFLYPTFYFYVLFVWIGGYFVVALLSGAVASIGAFQASFFTDPSGIYLAGRSLSVVCGVLTVVLVYRLGRRLAGRSGGLAAALFMTVAPFAVRDAHYVKHDVPATLAVVAAYLALFALDSCTDRYRRRWLVMAGAACGVAFSVHYYTVFLALPLAAAVMAGERRRLMAIRDLLIAGGAAAIVFVALSPFLLVEFRTALSDMAANRSIVVDRAVGHGHGWFGSARTYADMFWHDAVGWPVFLLGLVGIPVLAAASRRQAVLLLLFPVAFMVFIANTVPATRYLNPVIPFVAVSAGAAVAAFARMLGGRRQVAALVVCLLAAVPGATASIASGLFFRQIDTRTLALRYIEHQIQPGSGVAVQPYSVPVLQSREGLIESLRANLGDERRASAKFQLRLALTPYPEPGYRTIFLGDGGLDADKIYVGYAQLGGTRGLSALRAHGVTCIIVKRYNVPSPETVPFLTALESEGRLLATFSPYRPGTVRTAETEPEPYVHNTDARITAELERPGPVIEIWQLPDRTS
- a CDS encoding radical SAM/SPASM domain-containing protein; protein product: MAQTIRQHARRWIESLLLREAKPVRRILLAAGRDRARRLPDIVQIEATNICNAKCTFCPRDDMERRQGIMDMALYQKIVDECAELGIRHVRMHNYGEAFVDKRLPEKIRYAKQRGIAEVGVITNGSLLGPDVAKAVIEAGLDAINISLDAAGKDTFESTRLGLKYDKVMLNLEGFLRIRQELGRRRPKLILSFVRQGDSAEEQSFIDRWSAVADKVHITAMHNWAGTLDQKSDVHFPCYRQWLSFTVLWDGRVSLCCADFDGTVVLGDLCTETIEQIWHSEIYRRTRREHLTTGGPEICRSCDLPMKDSPLWITQLF
- a CDS encoding GDP-mannose 4,6-dehydratase yields the protein MRALITGGAGFIGSHLADHLLEAGHTVFVLDDLSTGAFSNIAHLKGRPNFHYTIDSVTNEPVLAELVDQADVVYHLAAAVGVRLIVEHPVRTIETNVHGTEVVLAHAAKKNKTVVIASTSEVYGKSTDVPFQETGDVKLGQTGKHRWAYACSKLIDEFLALAYWKEKGLPVIIVRLFNTVGPRQTGRYGMVVPNFVTQALAGQPITVFGDGSQTRCFTYVGDVVWALSKVVAEPRAIGGVFNLGHAEEVSILALAERVKALTGSASPIVTIPYDEAYEAGFEDMPRRVPDISKIRDLIGYEPRVPLDEILKRVIAFHRQQ
- a CDS encoding glycosyltransferase family 2 protein, producing MPTGELLSILVPVYNETSTVAAVIDRLRAIDLPLPREIVIVDDGSTDGTREVLDGLASRDQSLRVIHADRNAGKGASIRLGLASIGGTIVVIQDADLELDPAQLSSLVAPILSGEASVVYGSRFLERRGGLPLLTLAANVTLTAVTNLLYRSHLTDMETCYKVMRTEVARALRLESNRFDIEPEITAKLLMAGHRIFEVPVRYEPRGRGQGKKIRWRDGIQALRVLVGCRFGGRPSHGRG